The Methanomicrobia archaeon genome segment GAGCTGAAGGGAGATTATCCAGTTTTAAACGAGATAGACGGAGCGTATGCTTGGGCTTATTGGCTGCGTGAAGCCACGAATGGCGGGGTGTTATACCTGGCCCGTGACATGTTAGGATTGCGCCCGCTCTGGTTCGCGCATGTTGATGGCTTTGCATTTGCTTCGGAAAAGAGAGCTTTAGAAGCTATGGGCTATCCTCATGCGATCGAACTCGACCCGAGGATACTTTTACGATACCGCATCAAAGATGACCGGTTGCGGTTCCTGAAAAGAGATTCATTTTCCACGGTGCCGGAGCTAACGGAGGATAAGGATGAGCTAAAGGAAAAATTGCCCGCGTTACTGCGAGCGAGTATCCAGCGGAGATTACCACGCGGCGAGAAGGTGGGCGTGCTCTTCTCCGGTGGGTTGGATTCCACGCTTATCGCGTACCTCTGCAAGGAGTTGGATGCCGATTTCGTTTGCTATACGGTCGCAGTTGACGAGCCGGGCATGAAGGAAGCCGAGGATTTGCGCTATGCGACGCGTATTGCTGCTGATTTGGGGTTGCCAGTAGCACTGAAGAAAATCGGAGTTGACGATGTTGAGCGGTACCTTAAAGAGGTTGTTCCACTGATTGACGATACGGATGGCGTGAAGATAAGCGTGGCGGTGCCGTTGTATGCCGCGTGTGAGATGGCGAACGAGGACGGCATAAATACGGTTTTCAGTGGTCTCGGCACCGAAGAGCTCTTCGCGGGCTATGAGCGTCATAAACGCGTGAAAAAACGAGAGGCTGTGAACAAAGAATGCCTCACCGGTCTTTTGAGTATGCATGAGCGGGACCTGTACCGTGATTACATGGTGGCGAAGGCGCACGGGATCTCGTTGCGGGCACCGTTTTTGGCTCCGGACCTCGTGGCGTATGCGTTACGGATACCTGCGGCATATAAGCTAGCAGGCGATACGGATAAGGCGATTTTACGCGAGATAGCGTGCGATCTTGGTTTGAAGGACGTTGCGGGCAGGAAGAAGAGGGCGGTGCAATACGGCGCGAACGTGGTGAAGGGGATCGAGAAATTAGCGAAGCGGAACGGCTACCGGTACACGCGCGATTACCTGCGGACGTTTTATCCCGCACGGGATCTCAAGCTGGGCAGCCTGTTCAGCTCTGGTAAAGATAGTACGTTTGCACTCTGGCTCATGCGAAAGGCTGGCTATCCAGTGGACTGTTTAATCACCATAAAGAGCCGGAATCCTGAATCGTACATGTTCCACACGCCTGCGGTGGAGTTAGTGGAACTGCAAGCCGAAGCGATTGGCTTACCGCTCGTGCTGCAAGAAACTGCGGGCGAAAAGGAGAAGGAACTGGAGGATCTGCGAGCTGCGTTTCGAGAAGCAAAGGCGACATACGGCATAAAAGGTGTTATTACTGGCGCGTTATGGAGCACGTATCAAAAAGAACGCATCGATCGAATAGCCAGGGAAGAGGACCTCGCCGTGTTCTCTCCGCTGTGGCACAGCAATCAGGAAACGGAGATGCGGCTCGTCGTCTCTCATTTCGAACTGATGTTCACAGGTATCAGTGCGTACGGGCTGGACAAGAGCTGGCTTGGCCGGAGGATAATGATGCAAGACATCGACCGCTTAGTGGCATTGGACAAGAAGCTCGCGAGACGTGGCGACCAACTTTCTTCCCGGTTCGACGGGTTGAACATAGCAGGCGAAGGCGGTGAATTCGAATCGTTGGTGCTGGACGGGCCTCTGTTCAAGAAACGGCTGGTCGTTGAGGAGCGTGAGATCGTGGAGGCGGACGCGTATACCGCACGATTGGTCGTGAAGGCGGCGAAGTTGGTAGAAAAGCAGATTTACTGAGGATAGAGTAAACGAAAGTTGATTTGTATACGATGCGTTGACAGGATGCTCGTTCATACTCGTTCTGAAAAATTCTCAAATAGGCTAAAAGGCGAATTGAACTTTTTAAAATCGTGGGTTCTACTATATGTGAACCTAAGTAAACTAACCCCGGAGACAGAGCTATGGCTACGGACAAGAATGAAATATTGCTGAAGGTCAATCAGGTGTATCATCCGCCACGGCACGTTGTGGAGGCGGCGTTTATCAAACCTGACGAGTACGAGACGTTGTACAAGGAGTCAATAGAAGACCCGGAAGGATTCTGGGCACGGATCGCAGAGGACGAGTTGTACTGGTTCCAGAAGTGGGATTCGGTCCGTGACGGGGAGCACCCCTATTACCGCTGGTTTGTAAACGGGAAACTGAACATCACGTACAACTGTCTTGATCGACACGTGAACGCGGGCAAGCGGAACAAGCTTGCGTATATCTACACGAACGAAGAGGGTGAGGAAGTGAAAGTGACGTACGGCGAGCTCTTGGAGCTGGTCTGCCGGTTTGCCAACGGTTTGAAGTCGCTCGGCGTGAAGACAGGTGATCGCGTCTCGATCTACATGCCGCTCATCGTGGAGCAGGTGGTGGCGATGCTCGCGTGTGCACGCATTGGCGCTATCCATTCGGTCGTCTTCGGCGGGTTCAGTGCCTCGGCGCTGCGGATGCGGATCGAAGAGGCGCACGCGAAGGTAGTGATTACAGCGTCGTGGACGAAACGACGCGGTAAGAAGATCGATTTGAAGTCTTCCGTTGACGAAGCGGTCGAGGATTTACCGTTTGTCGAGAAGGTAATTGTGGTGCAGCGGGAAGGGAACGGTTACGAACTCGTGGAGAAGGAGATCGATTTCCACGAGTTGATACGAAGCCAGTCGCCATGCTGCGAGCCGGAAGTAATGGATGCCGAGGATCCATTGTTTATCCTTTATACGTCGGGCACGACGGGAACGCCGAAGGGCGTGCTCCATACAACCGGCGGGTATAACGTCTACACGCATTACACCACGAAGATCAATTTCGATTTGCACGAGAATGATATTTACTGGAGTACCGCAGATCCCGGTTGGATCACCGGCCATAGCTATCTGGTCTATGGCCCCTTGTCGGTCGGCGTGACTTCGGTGCTGGTGGAGGGCGCGCCTGACTATCCCGATCCAGGGCTCTGGTGGTCTATCATCGACCGGTACGGCGTGAATATCTTTTACACCGCGCCGACGGCGATACGCTCGTTCATGAAATACGGCGAGGAGTGGCCGGGGAAGTACGATCTCTCTTCTTTAAGGATACTGGGCAGCGTTGGCGAGCCATTGAACCCAGAAGCATGGCTCTGGTTCTATGAGTACATCGGGAACAAGAACTGCTCGATCGTCGATACCTGGTGGCAGACGGAGACCGGCGGGCATTTAATAACAACCATACCCTCGTATGCGGCGAAGCCGGGCAAGGCGGGCAAGCCGTTCTTCGGCGTCGTTGCCGACGTGGTAGACAAGCAAGGACAAGCAGTCGATCCCAATACCGTGGGGCATCTCGTTATCAAGGCGCCGTGGCCTTCCGGACTGAGAACCTGCTGGAACGCGCCGGAGCGCTACGAAGAGTACTGGAACACGATCGCACCGTACTATTTAGCGGGCGACCTTGCGACGAAAGACGAGGACGGCTATATCATGATCCTAGGGCGGTCGGACGATGTGCTTACGGTTTCGGGACACCGGATCGGCACCGCGGAAGTCGAAAGCGCGCTGGTCTCGCATCCTGCAGTTGCGGAGGCTGCGGTGATCGGGAAGCCGCACGAGCTCAAGGGCGAGAGCATCAAGGGGTTCCTCATCATTATACAAGGAGAGAATCATTCGGAGAATATGATAACAGATATCAAGCTCCACGTGCGCCGTGAGCTGGGCGCGCTGGCGGTGCCTGATGAATTGGAGATCGTGGAGTCGCTGCCGAAAACGCGAAGCGGGAAGATCATGCGGCGCGTGCTCAAGGCGCAAGAGCTCGGTATGGACATCGGGGATATTTCGACGTTGGAAGATTGAGACTCTAGAGCCGATAAGATCCTAGAAGCGGAAAGAGAATTAAGAGATGAAGTACAGATAGTTATTCATGTAGGACTATAGTTCATTACATTCACGAAAATGTAGATAGATTGCTTGAAAATATTTAGATAATTACAATCTATCTCAACCATCATCTTACATGGTATATGTTATATTCTATTAATCTTCCTTTGTATCTTCTTTTCTTCGTTCCCAGAGCATAGAATCTATTCGAACTATAAACAGCATTTTGTATCTGTTTTTTGGTTATTCTGTAGTTATAATGGTTAGCAATTTCCTTTAATCCAATTACAGTCCTAGGACCATGTCTTTTAATTATCTCCTCAACTATTTCAACAATTAGTTTATTGCTTCTAACTTCAGTAGGTTTAGTTTGCCTTTTTAGCCATTTAATTTGTGTAGTGGGATGAACATAAACTTCATCTTTTTGTATTCTTTTCTCTTCATACTTTGTTTCTTCATATTTTATCAGTCCTTTTTGCTCCCGCTTGTATTCTTTTTTCAAATCATTTAGAGCGAGAAGAGATTTTATTATTTTCACTATTAATCCAAAAATTATCGGGGGAATTCCTGTTATAAGCGTAGATATACCTTCTGCCCCTTCAAATATATCTAATAAACTTCTAAAAGTCGATACTTTATCCTCTTCACTGGGGGAATATTTTTTTGTTTCAAAATTTTTAATAACTGTGATATACTGCATAATTTTTTGTTTCTTTTCAAGTGGCGCATATTTGTATTGTATTTCTAAAAGTTCCCTTACTCTAACTATCTGCTTTCTGAGTTTAATAATTTTTAGTTGTTCTATCTCAGGAATTTTATCAATGTCAGAATCATTAAAAGCCTCACTTAGTGAACCCCTCCCTCTTTTGTATTTCACTATGTATTCATCTATTTTATCTATTTCATTAGGCTCTCTGACTAAAGATGAAAGGCGTATAATCTCCCTCTGCATATCCTTGATACTTTCTGCACATTCTTCAAGTTCTCGAAACTCCATACCTTCTAACAGTTTTCCAATGCTCTTAATATACGATTCATTAATTAATGGGAAATCCCTCCAAATCTGATCTAGATAAGTTCTTGCTTTGCTGACTTTATCCTTATTCTCTCCTGAAAATGATTTCTCAAATCTCTTTAAAACCGACAAATAAAAATTAACTATTTCCTTTTCTTCAGTATTGATAAGGCATTTTTCCGTGATAACTTCGCTTTCTTTATCTAAAAATTTAATAAGATTTATTATGAAAACTTCTGTTATAGTCTCTTTTCCGATTCCATAGCAAACATACTCTCCCTTTTGTGTTAACCTAGTTTTATCTCTTGTATCACTATAAAAAAATCTAAAGGAATCTTTGTATTGGTCGTAATCTATAACAAACTTTTCGTTATTAGCCAATTCTAATTTTAGTGCCTGTATCTTTGAATATTCATCAAAAAAATTTTTTATATTCACTTTGTATTGTCTGTCACCTTCAGTGCGATTTATAACAATATCCCCCGTTACGCTAGTTGTGAACTTCCCAAAAGAATCTGAAGTATGCAACTTTACCATTAAATCCCTATCTCTTTTCTCGAAGGATAATTTATCCATATAATCTATTAATTGATAGGGAAAATAAAAGAATATACCATATTTGGGTTGACTAAAAACTCTTCGGGACCTTCCCATTGTAACCTCATATACACGCGAAATGTTATATAAAATGAATTAAGCTGAGGTAACCAAAAATGAACACCAATGTCGAATACCTGAGTTTCTGTGGCCGGTGCGACACTATTTGATCACCTGCGGCGACCTCCAGAAACCGAACATCATCGCCGTCAGCTTCTGCATGCCCGTTTCGAAGAAGCCCCCGCTCATCGCCTGCGCCATCGGCTGAAGTGCATATTCCTGCACCTGCATGGTGCGGCACGAGCTAGAAACGAACGATACTAATATCTTTAACGGTGCTTATTTCTCTTACTACAAGCAGGTGCGACCATGACGAAAATAGGAATCATCATTTGCGGACGGTATCAAACGTGTGGCGGCGGTAAATGCCTCAGGGCGTTAAAAGAGCATGTGGGCGGTTTTGCAACGTATCCCAGGGAAGAAGAACTCGAGTTAGTTGGCTATTCATTCTGCGGTGGCTGTCCTGGCGGGAATATCGAATACGTGCCCGAAGAAATGATAAAAAACGGTGCTGAGGTTATCCATTTTGCGACTGGCATGGTTGTGGGCTATCCGCCCTGCCCGCGAATTAACCACTTTAAAACGTTCATCGAGCACGTGTACAAAACGCCCGTGGTCGTTGGTACCCATCCCGTACCCTTGAAGTACTACACGGCACATAAAAATCTCCCGTTTTGGACTGCAATGGATATGGAAAACATAGCGGGACCGCTCCTAAACGAGGACAGAGCGATCATGGCGTTGTACGATTAACGCCCGTTTTGTTGTCTTTCTAACTGAATTGCGGAAACCTCGGATCACCAACCCACGCGCCTTCGCTAAAACAGAGGTAACTTGAATGAAGACCGACGTCGAATATCTGGAGTATTTGTGGCCGATGCGGCACTATCTGATCACCTGCGGCGACCTCCAGAAACCGAACATCATCGCGGTCAGCTTCTGCATGCCGGTCTCAAAGGAGCCGCCACTCATCGCCTGCGCCATCGGTCGAGGCGCGTATTCCTGTGGGTTAATCGAACGCAGCAGGAATTTGTGGTGAATGTGCCGCCCAAAGCGCTGGAGCCGAAGGTCTATTATTGCGGCTACCACTCGGGCTCTGAGGTTGATAAATTCAAGGAAACAGGCTTAACGCCGCAGCTAGCACGGAAGGTACAAGCGCCGATTATCGCGGAGTGCGTCGCGTGGATGGAGTGTATGGTGCGACAGGAAATAGAGACGGGCGATAAAAATATCTTTGTCGGTGAAGTTATGGAGGCGTACGCAGATGAAGCGCTGGTGAAGGGCAAACGGAAAATAGAGTACGCACAGGGAGCGTTCCCCCGGAAGATCTATGGGACGCGGTTTGGCGAGTAGATATACCAATAAGACACAATGAATTCGAGGCAAAGAATAGCATGGATACGAAAAAGATCGTGAAGGACCAATTTGATAAGCAAGCCGAAAAATTCTCGAACTGGTCAATTACAAAGAACCTCGAATATCAACAACGATACTTCGAATTCTGTGGTATGGTACCAGAAGACACTCTTCTGGACGTGGCATGTGGCTCAGGAGAATTTTCAATCTTCTGTGCAAAAAGGATAAAGTATGTTTGTGGAGTAGACCTTTCTGAGAAGATGATTGAATTAGCCGAAGCTCAGGTAGTTGCGACTAAATTAAACAATATACACTTTACCTGTAACGACGTAGAAAACATACCAGTCGAAGACGATACATTTTCTATAGTCGTTTGCAAGTCTGCATTTCATCACTTTTTAAATTACGAGACTGTTTTCAGCGAAATGATTCGTGGTTGTAAAAGAGATGGCAGAATTAGCATACAGGATATCGTTTCGTATGACGATAACAGGGCAAACGATTTCTTCGAGAGGCTTGAAAAAGAGATAGATAAAAGCCATAATAAAGCATTGTCAAAGGAGCATCTTACCGATTTATTCCGCCGGAATAAAATTAAAATACTGAGAACTTATGAGCTGGAAATTGAATTGAATTTTAATGAATATGTTAATCATGCTATCCAGTCTAAAGCTAATTTAGAGAATATAAGCCATTTAGTGGATGGTGGCCTGAATGATCAAGACATCTCACCGTATTTCACTACAATAAATGACGAATTATTTTTTAAACGGAAGGTATTTTTAATTCTGGGGGAAAAATGACCAGTACTTCTCTCAATAAAGCTTATCTGGCTCATTCGTTCGCCCAAATCTGCTCCTTTCGATTGCAAACTTCAAATCTGCTCGACACGGTATGCGGACCGGCTTTAGAGGTGATGAAGAATGGGAAATAACGAAGCAAAGAGCCTCATTGGGTGCTGCGGAATATATTGTGGGTTATGTAGCAAGTACCAGTCAACCGCGAAAAGCAGATGCATCGGTTGCAAATTGGGCGAACAACATTCATGGTGCAGTATCTGGAACTGCTGTGTAAAAAAGCATGGCTTTGAGACTTGCATCGAATGTAAAGAAGTATTTCAGTGTAAAATCTTCTCGCGAAGGAAAGTTACGGAGTGGATCCCTGCTGCTAATAATTTACTCCGGATTAAAGAAGTTGGTTTAAAAAGGTGGTTAGAAGAACAAAGCGAAAGACAAGCATTGTTGGAAAGATTACTCCAGCATTATAATGAAGGGCGATCAATGAGTTTTTACTGTAAAGCCTGTGCAAGAATGCAGATTGCATTGATTAACGCGGCAATTAAAGAAGCAACGAAAAAACTTGCAAGTGAAAAAGTAGATAAAGCTGACATAAAATCCAAGGCAAATGTTGTAAAGAAGACAATCAGAGAATTGGCTTCAACATCTAATGTTGATCTGAGTTAACAATAGTGTTCCGAAGTCAACTCCGCGCCTTGTTTCGCAAGGCTCGCCTCTCGGGGGCTAACCGCGGATTACAGGGAATCAAAGTTTTTCCGAAATCGCCGTCAGCAACTTCTTTTATTCATCTTCCGTTATTATACCTGTGGACTGGTGAAGAGAGCATGAGAAAGCTACTAATCATCATCATTATCGGCATTTTCACGATAGCCGCTGTTGGCTGGGTTTCACAACATCAAAAAATACCGCCTCAGGATTCACCGATGCCAGAGCAACTTGATTGGGCAGAAACAGATCCGC includes the following:
- a CDS encoding diphthine--ammonia ligase, translated to MEDKTANGYCITNQKFRLEIEQMCSIIGVFNTERSVELVLKGLEVLKAREDAEFGIGTDNGEYFATELQTLEQGVTQESNNCIACCSCKPVRSSNLIEGGFVADAELYNVDELRAKYHAAGEKSHEVLLGLLERFVGAHESELKGDYPVLNEIDGAYAWAYWLREATNGGVLYLARDMLGLRPLWFAHVDGFAFASEKRALEAMGYPHAIELDPRILLRYRIKDDRLRFLKRDSFSTVPELTEDKDELKEKLPALLRASIQRRLPRGEKVGVLFSGGLDSTLIAYLCKELDADFVCYTVAVDEPGMKEAEDLRYATRIAADLGLPVALKKIGVDDVERYLKEVVPLIDDTDGVKISVAVPLYAACEMANEDGINTVFSGLGTEELFAGYERHKRVKKREAVNKECLTGLLSMHERDLYRDYMVAKAHGISLRAPFLAPDLVAYALRIPAAYKLAGDTDKAILREIACDLGLKDVAGRKKRAVQYGANVVKGIEKLAKRNGYRYTRDYLRTFYPARDLKLGSLFSSGKDSTFALWLMRKAGYPVDCLITIKSRNPESYMFHTPAVELVELQAEAIGLPLVLQETAGEKEKELEDLRAAFREAKATYGIKGVITGALWSTYQKERIDRIAREEDLAVFSPLWHSNQETEMRLVVSHFELMFTGISAYGLDKSWLGRRIMMQDIDRLVALDKKLARRGDQLSSRFDGLNIAGEGGEFESLVLDGPLFKKRLVVEEREIVEADAYTARLVVKAAKLVEKQIY
- the acs gene encoding acetate--CoA ligase; translation: MATDKNEILLKVNQVYHPPRHVVEAAFIKPDEYETLYKESIEDPEGFWARIAEDELYWFQKWDSVRDGEHPYYRWFVNGKLNITYNCLDRHVNAGKRNKLAYIYTNEEGEEVKVTYGELLELVCRFANGLKSLGVKTGDRVSIYMPLIVEQVVAMLACARIGAIHSVVFGGFSASALRMRIEEAHAKVVITASWTKRRGKKIDLKSSVDEAVEDLPFVEKVIVVQREGNGYELVEKEIDFHELIRSQSPCCEPEVMDAEDPLFILYTSGTTGTPKGVLHTTGGYNVYTHYTTKINFDLHENDIYWSTADPGWITGHSYLVYGPLSVGVTSVLVEGAPDYPDPGLWWSIIDRYGVNIFYTAPTAIRSFMKYGEEWPGKYDLSSLRILGSVGEPLNPEAWLWFYEYIGNKNCSIVDTWWQTETGGHLITTIPSYAAKPGKAGKPFFGVVADVVDKQGQAVDPNTVGHLVIKAPWPSGLRTCWNAPERYEEYWNTIAPYYLAGDLATKDEDGYIMILGRSDDVLTVSGHRIGTAEVESALVSHPAVAEAAVIGKPHELKGESIKGFLIIIQGENHSENMITDIKLHVRRELGALAVPDELEIVESLPKTRSGKIMRRVLKAQELGMDIGDISTLED
- a CDS encoding CGGC domain-containing protein, which produces MTKIGIIICGRYQTCGGGKCLRALKEHVGGFATYPREEELELVGYSFCGGCPGGNIEYVPEEMIKNGAEVIHFATGMVVGYPPCPRINHFKTFIEHVYKTPVVVGTHPVPLKYYTAHKNLPFWTAMDMENIAGPLLNEDRAIMALYD
- a CDS encoding flavin reductase family protein yields the protein MNVPPKALEPKVYYCGYHSGSEVDKFKETGLTPQLARKVQAPIIAECVAWMECMVRQEIETGDKNIFVGEVMEAYADEALVKGKRKIEYAQGAFPRKIYGTRFGE
- a CDS encoding class I SAM-dependent methyltransferase — translated: MDTKKIVKDQFDKQAEKFSNWSITKNLEYQQRYFEFCGMVPEDTLLDVACGSGEFSIFCAKRIKYVCGVDLSEKMIELAEAQVVATKLNNIHFTCNDVENIPVEDDTFSIVVCKSAFHHFLNYETVFSEMIRGCKRDGRISIQDIVSYDDNRANDFFERLEKEIDKSHNKALSKEHLTDLFRRNKIKILRTYELEIELNFNEYVNHAIQSKANLENISHLVDGGLNDQDISPYFTTINDELFFKRKVFLILGEK
- a CDS encoding DUF3795 domain-containing protein gives rise to the protein MGNNEAKSLIGCCGIYCGLCSKYQSTAKSRCIGCKLGEQHSWCSIWNCCVKKHGFETCIECKEVFQCKIFSRRKVTEWIPAANNLLRIKEVGLKRWLEEQSERQALLERLLQHYNEGRSMSFYCKACARMQIALINAAIKEATKKLASEKVDKADIKSKANVVKKTIRELASTSNVDLS